The Knoellia sp. S7-12 region GGCGACCAGCTCTTCCTGTGGAGTCAGCGTCTCGGCGGACCGGTCCGCGAGAGGGGGGCGGCTCGCGTGGACCCCGCCCGCCCGCAACTCGCGGTCGCAGCGTTCGACATAGGTCGTCGCGCCGAGGTTGTCGTAGAGGTCACGGGCCGTCTGAAGCACGGCGTCGGCTTCGCGGCGCTTGCCCGCTCGGCGCAGGGTCTGTCCCCACGCGAAGTGCGTGCGCGCACGGTCGTAGGGGAGCGGCAGATCGGCCAGCAGGGATGCGGAACCCTCGAAGGCCTCGCGGGCCGCGGGCAGGTTGCCCGTGGCGCCGAGCAGCCGACCTCGCGCGTAGCCCAGCCGCGCCTGAGCGGACCGGTGCCCTCGCTCTGCCGCGAGCTGTTCGTGTGGCTCGAGGAAGGTCTCCGCCTCGTCGTAACGGCCCTCGATCGCCAGCGCGTTGGCACAGACGTCGGGCCACGGCCAGGCACCCGGCTCGTCGATGCTGCCTCGGGCCCATGGCTGGCGGAGCGGCTCGACTGCCCGCAGGACGCCTGCGTAGTCGGCCCGCGCCTCGGCCACACTGGCGCGAGCCAAGCTGGAGGCGACACGCATGATCTCGTAGTCGCGCGGACCCGCCACGGCATCACGAACGGCGAGGTCGGCTCCCGACCAGTCGCCGCGCAGCGAGTGCACCTGCGCCTGGGTCCATGCCAGCAGTGGCTGGATCAGGCGCATCCCGGTCTGCTCCGCGAGGACCATGCCCTGCTCTCCCGTGCGGAGGGCGTCGTCCCATTCGCCACTGACGAACTGAGCTCGGGCGAGCCAGGCGTGCGCCCACAGTGAGATTCGGGTCGAGCCGCCGAGGAAGTCCGTGGAGGTCGCCGAGGCGAGCGAGGCGCGCGCCTCGTCTATCTCGTCGAGAGCCAGAGCGAGCCACCCGCGTCCCATCGCCACTCGCTGGCCCTGGGCCCCGTGGCCGACCTCGTTGGCCAGCCTCTCGTAGCCGTCCAGCGCTGCGCGCCCGTGGCCGGTGCCGGCCAGACCGAGTCCCCGGATGGCCAGTGCCTCGACGGCGACCGGCGAGCCAGTTGGCGCGAGCTCGAGGGCCCGATCGGCCCAGTGCACGAGCTCGTCGCCGCGGCAGCGAGCCAGGCTGTGGAGCACGCGGCGCTGGCAGATGAGGGCGGCGGTGTCGGGGTTGCGCTCGATGTTGACGAGGTCCCAGGCCCGCACCAGCCGGCTCTCGGCCTCGGTCGAGCGACCTCGCACGATCGCGAGGTATCCCAGCGCGGCGTTGCGCAGTGGGGTCTCACGCAGGCTCTCCACCTCGGCGACCGCCGAGGCGGCGCCCAAGGTATCCCCTGAACCGACGCGGGCGTCAAATGCACGAGAGAGACGGTCCTCGCGGACGATGGCGTCGGAGGTCACTCGGGCCGAGCGGGACAGCAGGTCGGCGACGGTGGCCCACTGCCCAGTCTGGGCACGCTCCTCGGCCAGCGCATCGAGTTCATCGGCGAGGGCGGCATCGGGCAGGGGTGCCGCGGCGACCATGTGCGTCAGTCGCGCCACGGGATCCTCGATGAGGTCGGCAACTGTCCGGTGCAGCTCGGCTTTTCGGACCCGACCCAGCGAACCGAGTACGGCCGCCGCAAGCATCGGGTCGCTCGGTCGCACGACGGTCACGCCGGACCCGGCCACCACCGTGATGATGCCCGCGTCCACGAGCTCATCGATGGCGGGAAGTGGCTGGTCCAGACCTGACACGGACGCGGCTAGTGGAACCGGGCCCCGGCGGAGCACGGCGACCACCTCGGCCAGTTGACGCGCGTCCGGCGTCAGTGCTCGCAGCCGCTGCGCCACGTCGGCCGCGACAGCGCAGGGCGCGGGGAAGTCAGGCTCGAAGTCACTCCAGAACTCGGCAGGCAGCTCGCGCAGCAGGGCGATGACTGGCCCGGGCCTGCCTCCGGTGAAGCGGCACAGCCGGTCAGCCAGAGAGGGATGGAGCGCGATCCCGACACCGGCAGCCAGCAACTGGACCGAGGTGGCCGAGAGGGGCGGAACGACGATCGTCTGGTCCGCCCGATCAAGAACTGCCGCAGACCCGGTGGGCGCGGCAGGCGCGCCGACCGAGGCGGCGCACAGCACAAGCATGGGCGCCTGGTGGTGGTGTCGAACAGCAGTGGAGAGCGCCTGCAGGGAGGCTGGGTCGCTCCAGTGCGCGTCGTCAACCACGAGCAGTGTGGGCCCGGCCCCGGAGGGTTCGCCGAGGGCTCCGACCACGCGGTCGGCGGTGGCCAGCACCTCCATCTGTGGCAAAGGCATTCCCAGCAGCTGGGCCAGCACACCGTGGTGGACATCGGTCTCCCACGGGACTGCCAGGGCGCTGAGGACTCGACCTCCGGCCTCCCGGTGTTCACGAGCGAGCTGGCGCACCAGTGCACTGGTTCCCGTGCCGCTCGCTCCGGTCACAAGGACCACACCCGGACCGGGCCTACCGCCCTGCAGCAGATACCGCCGCAAGGTGGTGAGCTCGGTGTCGCGGGCGACCAGCACGGGCATGGATTCTGGTTCGGTCACGCAGCCACGGTAGACCGGTCGCCGTCCTGCGCCAGGTCTGTCGCCGGGCGTTCGAAGTGGGACGATCGCGGGACCATCGTCGTCACCAGAGCTCCGAGGAGCGAGATGCCGGCGAACAACTGGAAGGCGGTCGAGCCGCCCACTCCCGCACCGACGAGCACCCCGCCGATGATGGGCCCGACGATGCCGCCGAGCCTCCCGAAGCCCGCACACCAGGCGACTCCTGCGGCGCGTGCGCTGGTGGGGTAGTAGTTCGAGACGAGTCCGTAGATCAGCACCTGCGTTCCGATGGTGCCGACGCCCGCGAGCGCCACGGCCAGGAAGAGCACCGCAGCTGGCATCGACAGCGGCAGGGCGGCCAGGGCCAGCGACGCCAGGACGAACGTCGACGCGACCACGCGCTTGGCGCCGATCCGGTCCGCGACGAAGGACGCGATCAGGCCACCGCCGATTGCGGCGAGGTTGAGCACGAGCAGGAAGGTGAGGGAGTAGTTCTTGCCGTAGCCCTGATCGCCCATGATCTGCGGCAGCCAGGTGTTGAGGCCGTAGGTCAGGAGCAGCCCGGCGAAGCTCATCATGCCGAGCAGCGCGGTCGGCAACCTGAAGCGACGGCTCGCCAGAGCCGGGAAGCCGACCTTGTCCTCGACTACCGGCTCCGGGTCGGGCACGGGGATGCCCGTGCGGATCTGAGCGGCCTCTGCATCGGCGTAGCGGCCCCGGGCGACCAGCCACTTCGGCGACTCCGGGAGGAATCGCAGGGCGAGGGGGAGGAGCACGACGATCGGCAGGGCACCGATCCAGAAGAGACCACGCCAGCCCAAACTGTCCCCCAGCGTGATGGCAGTCAGTGCTGCCAGCACCCCACCTGCGGGTATGCCACTGTAAACGATCGCGTTGTAGCGGTTGCGCTGGCCGGGCGGGGCGAACTCTGCGACGAGTGCACCGACGGTGGCCACGAGGGCACCCACGCCAACGCCGGTGAGGAAGCGGAAGGCGCCGAAGGTGGCCACGGACTGGGTGGTGGCGGTGATGGCCATGCCCACCGAGAACCAGGCGAGGTTGACCAGCATCACCTTGCGGCGACCGATGCGATCACCGACGGCGCCGGCGGCCAGCGCGCCCACGAGCACGCCGAGCAGCGCATAGCTGCCGAGGGTGCCAGCCTGGCCGGGGGTAAGTGCGCCCAGTTGGTCAGGATCGGACAGGAGGACGGGAACCACGGTTCCGTAGACGACGAGGTCGTAACCGTCGAAGATCAGAGCAGCCGTGGAGAGGAAGACGACCCAGCGCAGGGTCCGGCGTCGTTTCTCGAGGTCGACAGGTGTTGAGGGCATGGCAGAGCTCCTGGAGTGAGGCAAAGGGAGGTGATGCGGGCACGGGCGCACGAAGCATCCGTGTGGGCGGGCCAGGTCAGCCCAGGTCACCACCGGCGACCGGTAGGACGCTTCCGGTGATGTAGGACGCTTCCTCGCTGGCGAGGAAGGTGATGGCGGCCGCCTGCTCGTCGAGCGAGCCGTACCGATGCATGGGGGAATGCGCGAGCGTCTGGTCGATGTGGGCCTGGAACCACTGGCGCGCCTGCTCGTCCTGCGCCACCGGAGTGCCGCGGGAGATGCGCCGGGGCGGGGCCTCAGTCCCGCCGGGGGCGGTGGCCACAACGCGAATACCGGCCTCGGCATATTCCAGCGCCAAGGACGCGGTGATCGCGTTGATGCCGCCCTTGGCGGCCGAATAGGGAATGCGGTGTATGCCGCGTGTCGCCGCCGATGAGACGTTGACAATGACGCCGGTCCCGCGCTCGACCATGCCCGGGAGTACAGCGCGGCAGGCGAAAAGCGTTGTCATGAGCGATCGCTGGATCTCGGCGCTGATCTGGGTGTCGGTGAACTCGGTGAAGGGCTTGAAGTTGATCGCACCGCCGACGTTGTTGATCAGCACGTCCACTCGGCCGAACCTGGTGAGTGCCTGTTCGGCCACGGCGCGTGCACCGTCATAAGCCTCCAGGTCGGCGACCACAGCGATCCCGTGTGCGCCGGATCCGTCGAGATCGGCATTCAGTTCGTGGACGAGGTCGGACCGGTCGACCAGCACGAGCTGGCCGCCCTCGGCGCTGATTCGACGTGCCACGGCCTCGCCGATGCCTTGGGCGGCGCCGGTGACGACGACGACCTTGCCGGTGAACCTGCCCGGCGTGACGAAGCGGGGTCGGTGCGCCTGGCGACTCTCGTCCATGGCGCGACGCATGGTGGTCTTCGAGCGGTCGGCGTGCTCGCTCACGAGGAGCCGGGCGCCGGTCCGGTCGCCGCGCTCGAAAGCGTCGACGATGTCGAGGTGGTCCTGGGCGCAACGAGGGTCACACCAGGTCGCGGTGCGCAGGGCTTCCTCCATGCGCCCCTTGACTCCGAGCGCCTGGTAGGCGCGCAGCAGGTGTTCGTTGCCGGTCAGTCCGAAGAGGTAGTCGTGGAAGGCCGCATTGGTTTCGGTGTATGCCGCGGCGTCCACGAAACGGTCACCATCGACGTAGGGCACTGTCGATTCGGCGAGCAGGCGGTAGCCCGCGACCTGTTGGGAGCTGAGGCGCCCCAGCACGAGGTCGAGGGCTCCGAGTTCGAGGGCCATCCGCGCTTCGAAGATCGCGTCCGAGGCGTGCACGGAGGGGTGCTCCTCACCGATCTCGTAGCCGTCGGAGGCTGTGTTCCCGTCCGGCGCCTCGGGTGCCGTGGTTGCCGTCTTTGATGTGTATGCCGTGTGTTCCGGTGCGATGAGCGGCGCGACTTCACGGACCGGGAACGTCTCTTGACCGGCGACGGATCGGGCGTCGCCCACCGGGACGAGATCGACTTCGGCGTACGGCGCAGGGGAGCCGTCACCCACACCGTCCGCTCGCGACGGGAAGACCGCTTGGCCAGCCACGGTGCGGGCGGTGTCGGCGACGGCGACCGGGTCGGGAGCCGTCCCGCCATGCAGTGCGGCTGTCTCGCGGGCGGAGAACACGACCTGGCCGGCGACGGTGCGAGCGGCGGCGTCGGTGTGGCCGCGGGCCGAGGACGCGACTCCGACCAAGGACGCAGGCGCGGTGATCTCGACCACGGGCATCGGGACCTCTGCGGGCTCCAGCGTCGGCTCCGGTGCCACCTCGAGGACCGGCTCGCGGACGGAGTCCACTGCGCTGGCGGGCTCGGTGGACGCGACGGCTGGGGCCGCTCCGGAGAGCGCGAACTTCTCGTAGTAGAAGCCAGTCGGTTCCACGCCCTCGTCGGTGAAGTGCTGCCGCACCGCCTCGACCATGCGTGGCGGTCCGCAGAGGTAGACGGCGACGTCGCCGTCGTGGAGGTGCTCGGGCCGTATCAGGCTCATCACGAAGCCCTGATTGGCGGCAGAAGTCGTCGGGTCGGACACGCAGTGGTCCCAGGTCAGTCTGGGGATGTCCGAAGCCAACTCGTCGAGCTTGGCCAACTCGACGAGGTCGTCGTCGGTGCTGACGCCGTAGACGAGGTGCGCGGGGCGGGTGCTGCCGGTCTCTCGCATCGCGTGCAGGATCGCGAGGATCGGCGCCAGGCCGGTGCCGCCGGCGAGCAGGAGCAGCGGCCTCGTGGTCTCGCGGAGGAAGAAGCTGCCGTTGGGGCCGGTGAAGGTCACTTCATCGCCGACGGCCGCCCGTTCGGTCAGCCACGTCGACATCACGCCGCCCGGTGTCAGCTTGACCAGGAAGCCGAGTGAGGTGTCGGTGGGAGCGGTGCTGAAGGAGTACGACCGGCTCTCTCCGCTTCCCGGAACCTCGATGTTGACGTACTGCCCGGGCAGGAACGCGAGTTGCTCCCGCTCGGGCGTCTGCAGTGTGAACGCGATGGTGGTGGGTGAGAGGCGGTCGATGCTGGCAATGGTGGCCTTGTAGGTCGCGGCGCGGGTCTTGGCCACGGCGGAGGTGCTGGCGATCTGGAGCACCAGGTCCGAGCGGGGTTTCATGCTGCAGGGCAGCACCATGCCGGCGGCCGCTTCGTCAGCCGACAGCGCGTCCTCGATGTAGGTGCCGCCGTCGAACTCGCCGGACTCACACTGTGCCTTGCACGTGCCGCACGCGCCGTCGCGACAGTCGAGCGGGATGTTGATGCGGGCGCGGTACGACGCGTCCGCGACGGTTTGGTCCTCCGCGCACGTGATGAAGCGGGTGACTCCGTCCTCGAAAGCGAGGGCGACCTGGTGGGTAGTCATGACAGCTCCGGGTTCCGGGGGTCTCAGAAGTGGTAGACGTCGACGACGTGGTGGATGTAGTCGTTCTTGAGCACCACGGTCTTGCGCCGGATCAGCGGGCTCTCGCCGGAGAAGTCGATCGTGTAGAAGGACGTCCCGTAGTAGGGGTCGATCGTCTTGTACCGGAAATACATGGTGTGCCAGTTGAACCGCACGTCGAGCACGTCACCGCGACGCTCGATCACCTCGACGTTGCTGATGTTGTGGCTGGTCCGCGGCTCGGGAAGCGACGTGGCGCTCGAGCGTTCGGTGCGGATCCGGAAGACGCGATCCTCCAGGCCACCCTTGTTGGCGTAGTAGATGAGCGAGATGTCGGTCTGGGGGTCTTCGACGAGTTGGTCGTCGTCACCCCAGGCGGGCATCCAGTACTCGCAGTCGTCGGCGTAGCACTCGAGCCACTTCTCGAACTCACGGTCGTCGAGGAAGCGCGCCTCTCTGTAGAGGAACTGCTCGATGTCGTTCTGCGTGATCAGCCGGTTGACGGGCAGGGTTTCGGGGGTGGCAGCCGTGGTGCTCATGCCGAGGTCTCCGTTGCGTTGTCACGGGCCACTGCGGCCCGCATCGTCTCGAGCCAGTAGCCGTGTTGCACGGGATAAAGCCCCTCGTCCTCGTTCTTGAGGCCGGCAGAGATCACGCCCGGCATGTCCAAGGTCAGGGCCACTTCATCCGGTCCGCTCAGCCAGTGCTCGGCGCCGCGGCTCATGTCGTTCCACGGTGCAGCGGTGGCCTGGAAGGTGAGCTGGCACGAGCGGAACTCCTCCAGGTCGTCGGGCGTCGCCATGCCGGAGGCATTGAAGAAGTCCTCGTACTGGCGGATCCGCCAGGCCCGTGACTCCGCGGCCTCGCCCTTGGGGGCGATGCAGTAGATCGTGACCTCGGTCTGGTTCGGCGCGATCGGGCGGAAGTGCCGGATCTGCGTGGAGAACTGGTCCATCACATAGACGTTCGGGTACAGGCAGAGGTTGCGGCTGCCCTTGACCATGAACTCGCCCTTGGCTTCGCCGAACCTGTCCTTCAGCTCCTCCATGCGGTCCCACAGAGGGCGGTCCTCCGGATTGCCGGCCCACGTCCACAGGCAGAGGTGGCCGTTCGGGTAGGACCAGTAGCCGCCGCCGGACTTGCCCCAGCTCCCGGCGTCGAGCGTCTTGGTGGTGTTGGCCGAGTCGCCCGTGTTGCGTCGCGAGGTGGTGGCGGCGTAGTTCCAGTGGGTTGCCGTGACGTGATAACCGTCGGCGCCGTTCTCGGCCTGGACCTTCCAGTTGCCGTCATAGGTGTAGGTCGACGAGCCGCGCAGCACCTCAAGGCCGTCGGGCGACTGGTCGACGAGCATGTCGATGACCTTCGTCGTGTCACCGAGGTGCTCGGCCAACGTGGACACATCTGCGTTGAGCGATCCGAAGAGAAAACCGCGGTAGCTGTCGAACTTCGCGACCTTCGTCATGTTGTGGGAGCCGTTGGTGTCGAAGGTGTCCGGGTATCCGGCACCGTCGGGGTCCTTGACCTTCAGCAGGGTGCCGTCGTTGCGGAATGTCCAGCCGTGGAACGGGCACGTCAGTGTCGTGCGGTTGTCGGTCTTGCGGCGGCAGATCATCGCACCGCGGTGGGCGCAGGCGTTGATGAGCAGGTTGAGCTCGCCGTCCTGGCTGCGGGTGATCACCACTGGCTGGCGACCCATGTAGGTCGTGATGTAGTCGCCCGGGTTGGGCACCTGGCTCTCGTGGGCGAGGTAGATCCAGTTGCCCTCGAAGAGGTGCTTCATCTCGAGTTCGAAGATCTCCTCGTCGGTGAAGATCGCTCGGTTGGCGCGGTAGATACCGGTGTCGCGGTCGTCGACCACAGCGTCGGCCAGCACCGATTCCACGTGGGAGATCGTGTTCGTCATTGAATACTCCAGCGTCGTTGCGGGGGTTGATCGGGCGGTTCCCACGACCGTCGCACGACGCAGCGGGCATGACACCAGCCGAAGCCCTAGGTCTGACCTAGGCACCTATTGATCATCGAGACCTCTCAATCAGTACAAAAACAGTCCTTGTTCGCACTCAATATTGAGACGTACCGTGAACAAATCGATCGCGCACCGCTGCGCGATCGCCCCAGGGACGCGATCCCGAAAGACTTCGAGGAGACCAGGGATGGAGCTTCGGCACCTGCGCTACTTCGCCGCCGTCGCGGACACCCGTCACTTCGGTCGCGCTGCCGAACGGCTCCACATGGCCCAGCCGGCGCTGTCGCAATCGATCCGCCAGCTCGAGGCCGAGCTCGGCACTCCGCTCTTCACCCGCACCACGCGGCAGGTGCGACTGACGCCCGCCGGGGAGTTCTTCAAGGGCGAGGTCGCGCGGATCCTCGCTGCCGTGGAGGACAGCGTTCGCGGCGTGCATCGGATCGCGCAGGGCCGCCAAGGGCTCGTCCGTGTGGGTTTCACCGGCAGCGCGGCTCACACCCAGCTTCCACGGATGGCGCGCATCGTGAAGCGTGAACTGCCCGGCCTGGCCCTGGAGATTCACGCCGACCTGCTGACTCCGGCCCAGGTCGACGGACTCAACGAGGGCCGCCTCGACGTCGGTGTGCTGCGGCCCCCGATGGCAGGCGAGGGGTTGGATCTGCGGGTCATCGAGTCCGAGCCGCTCGTGTTGGCCGTGGCAGCCGACCACCGGCTGGCCACAGAGCCGGTGATCTCGATGACTGACCTGCGCGCCGAGCCGTTCGTGCTCTTCTCGGGAACAAGCTCGGCCGTCAACGACGCAGTGCTGCGCAGCTGTCGCGTTGCCGGCTTCGTCCCGCACCGTGAGCACGAGGCCGCAGGCATCTCCGTGATGCTGCCGCTGGTCGCGGCCGGGCTCGGGGTCGCCCTCGTCCCCGCTTCGGTTCGGGCGGCGCCGCTAGCCGGTGTCGTCTTCCGCGACGTCGCCGAGGCGGCCACCGTCGAGCTCGCTCTCGCCTGGCGCAGCGATGAGACGAATCCGGCTGTGCTCGCCGTCCTCCACGCCCTCACCCCTGTGGGTTCGTCCTCGGACCACGTCGCACACGCCGACGAGCCCACCCCCACCCATGTCGATGAGGTCAGCCGATGAAGATCGCCCAAGTCGAAGCCATCCCCTTCGCCATCCCCTACTCCAAGCCGCTCAAGTTCGCCAGCGGCGAGGTGCACGTCGCCGAGCACGTCCTGGTCCGCGTCACCACGGACGAGGGTGTCGTCGGTGTGGCCGAGGCGCCGCCCCGTCCCTTCACGTACGGCGAGACGCAGGCCGGGATTCTGGCCGTGATCGACAGCATCTTCGCGCCCCAGGTGGTCGGGCTCGGCCTGATGGAGCGCGAGCAGATCCACGCGCGACTGTCTCGCACCGTCGGCAACCCGACCGCCAAGTCCGCCCTGGACATGGCGATCTGGGACGCACTCGGCCAGTCGCTGGGTTACAGCGTCACGGAGCTGCTCGGCGGCTACACCGATCGGATGCGCGTTTCACACATGCTCGGCTTCGACGATCCCGCGGCTATGGTCGCCGAGGCGGAGCGGATGCGGGACACCTATGGCATCACCACGTTCAAGGTGAAGGTGGGCCGCCACCCCTTCACCCTCGACACGGCCGTGGTCCGAGCTCTTCGGGAGGGCCTTGGACGCGACGTCGAGCTCTACGTCGACGGCAACCGCGGCTGGTCCGCCTCCGAGTCGGCCCGCGCGATGAAGGACATGGCGGACCTCGGGCTGACCTTTGCCGAGGAGCTGTGCCCGGCAGACGACGTCATCGGCCGCCGCTGGTTGGTCACGCAGCTCGACGTCCCCTTCATTGCCGACGAGTCCGTCGTGACCCCGGCGGAGGTGACCCGCGAGGTCCTCGGTGGCTCGGCCACCGCCGCCAGCATCAAGACCGCGCGCACCGGCTTCACCACCAGCCGACGCGTGCATCACCTCGCAGAAGGGCTCGGCATCGAGCTCGTCATGGGCAACCAGATCGACGGTCAGCTCGGCTCGCTCTGCTCGGTCGCCTTCGGCTCCGCCTTCGAACTGACCTCGCGAAGGGCGGGTGAACTCTCCAACTTCCTCGACATGACCGACGACCTCCTCGCCGAGCCGCTGGAGATCCGAGGGGGCGAGCTCGTGGTCCGCCCGGGACCCGGCCTCGGCGCCCTCATCGACCCCGACAAGCTCGCGCACTACCGACAGAACTGACCGCACCACCACCACCAACATCCGCATCGCAACACCACTCACCGAAGGAGCACCACCATGAGCATCACCGACACCGAGGCCGCCTCGGCGGCCGCCTCCGGCGCCAGCGCGACCGAGCGCTTCCACACCGACAAGTCGCCGTACGACGCAGTCAAGGACGTCCCCGCCGAGCGCGTCGACACGCTGGCCCGCGAGGTCCTGGACGCGGTGTACGCCACCGTCCGCAAGCACAAGGTCACTTACGCCGAGTTCAATGCCCTCAAGGCATGGATGATCAATGTGGGGGAGGACGGGGAGTGGCCCCTGTTCCTCGACGTGTGGCTGGAGCACGTCGTCGAAGAGGTCAACACCGACCATCGTGAGGGCAACAAGGGCTCGATCGAGGGTCCGTACTACGTGCCCGGCGCTCCCGAGCAGGGCGCGAACGGAACCGTCCCGATGCGGGAGGACGAAGGCGGCACCCCGCTGACGTGGACCGGTCAGGTCACCTCCACCGACGGCACGGCGCTGGCTGGCGCCACGGTCGAGCTGTGGCACGCCGACTCGGACGGCTTCTACTCGCAGTTCGCCCCGGGCATCCCGGAGTGGAACCTTCGTGGCACCTTCACGGCCGGCGACGACGGCGCCTTCGAGATCCACACGGTGCAGCCTGCGCCCTACCAGATCCCCACCGACGGTTCCTGCGGCAAGCTCATCGCCGCCGCCGGGTGGCACGCCTGGCGTCCTGCGCACCTGCACGTCAAGGCCTCCGCGCCCGGGCACGAGCTGCTCACCGCGCAGCTCTACTTTCCCGGTGACCAGCACAACGACGACGACATCGCGTCGGCCGTCAAGCCCGAGCTGATCCTCGAGCCCCAGTCGCAGGCCGACGGCACCGCGACCGTCGCCTACGGCTTCGTCCTTGACCCCGAGAAGGCCTGAGCCGGTGCTCTACCACGTGCGCATGGATGTGCGGATCCCGTCCGACATGGACCCTGAGGTCAGGGCGGACCTCGTTGCGCGTGAGAAGGCCTACGCGCAGGAGGTCCAGTCATCCGGACGCTGGCCACACCTGTGGCGGATCGTGGGCGAGTACGCCAATGTGTCGATCTTCGACGTCGAGTCCAACGATACCCTCCACGAGGTGCTCTCCGGCCTGCCGTTGTTCCCCCACATGGACATCACCGTGACGCCGCTGGCCACCCACCTCAGCGACATCAACGCCTGAGTCGACCGACCCGACGCGTGCCCCTCTGTTGTCTTGCGGACACAGGTGGGGACCGCGCTGGGCGAGAGAATGTGAGTGATGGGCGTGTCGTTGATGGGGTTTGTGCAGGTCCAAGGGGAGGTTCGCACGCGGTCGGGTTCTCCGCGTCCGTCCAGGACGTGCCCCGCGGTCGCTGTCAAGGAAGCCTCGCTTCACGTCCTCCATCGCATGGACCATTCAGAAAAACGGTCACTTCAACCAGAGAGACTGGCGCTCGACCACCGGATGTGTGAGACGAGGGTGCTACGCCCGGGGCAGGCTCCCCCGGCTGGTGAGGGCCGCGTTGATCTGCATCGTGGCTGGCCGGGCAGGGCTTCGCCCGCGAAGGTCGGCGCAGATGGATAGCATGACTATTGGCGGACACCACCGCTCACCAGCGCGCCGCGATTTGCTCCTAA contains the following coding sequences:
- a CDS encoding LysR substrate-binding domain-containing protein; amino-acid sequence: MELRHLRYFAAVADTRHFGRAAERLHMAQPALSQSIRQLEAELGTPLFTRTTRQVRLTPAGEFFKGEVARILAAVEDSVRGVHRIAQGRQGLVRVGFTGSAAHTQLPRMARIVKRELPGLALEIHADLLTPAQVDGLNEGRLDVGVLRPPMAGEGLDLRVIESEPLVLAVAADHRLATEPVISMTDLRAEPFVLFSGTSSAVNDAVLRSCRVAGFVPHREHEAAGISVMLPLVAAGLGVALVPASVRAAPLAGVVFRDVAEAATVELALAWRSDETNPAVLAVLHALTPVGSSSDHVAHADEPTPTHVDEVSR
- a CDS encoding enolase C-terminal domain-like protein produces the protein MKIAQVEAIPFAIPYSKPLKFASGEVHVAEHVLVRVTTDEGVVGVAEAPPRPFTYGETQAGILAVIDSIFAPQVVGLGLMEREQIHARLSRTVGNPTAKSALDMAIWDALGQSLGYSVTELLGGYTDRMRVSHMLGFDDPAAMVAEAERMRDTYGITTFKVKVGRHPFTLDTAVVRALREGLGRDVELYVDGNRGWSASESARAMKDMADLGLTFAEELCPADDVIGRRWLVTQLDVPFIADESVVTPAEVTREVLGGSATAASIKTARTGFTTSRRVHHLAEGLGIELVMGNQIDGQLGSLCSVAFGSAFELTSRRAGELSNFLDMTDDLLAEPLEIRGGELVVRPGPGLGALIDPDKLAHYRQN
- the catA gene encoding catechol 1,2-dioxygenase, translating into MSITDTEAASAAASGASATERFHTDKSPYDAVKDVPAERVDTLAREVLDAVYATVRKHKVTYAEFNALKAWMINVGEDGEWPLFLDVWLEHVVEEVNTDHREGNKGSIEGPYYVPGAPEQGANGTVPMREDEGGTPLTWTGQVTSTDGTALAGATVELWHADSDGFYSQFAPGIPEWNLRGTFTAGDDGAFEIHTVQPAPYQIPTDGSCGKLIAAAGWHAWRPAHLHVKASAPGHELLTAQLYFPGDQHNDDDIASAVKPELILEPQSQADGTATVAYGFVLDPEKA
- the catC gene encoding muconolactone Delta-isomerase; its protein translation is MLYHVRMDVRIPSDMDPEVRADLVAREKAYAQEVQSSGRWPHLWRIVGEYANVSIFDVESNDTLHEVLSGLPLFPHMDITVTPLATHLSDINA